The sequence GCTCAGGTCAAATTCCAAACTTGGGACTTGCCAAAATAAACAAGGAAATTCTGCCTGACTGGTTGTaatgaaataaaatgaaataacCTGCAAAACCCACAGGGTAATAAAGAAACTGACAATCATTGCCGAATCGAGACAAGGTTAATGTAATTTCTAAGCTTCAGTTCCGTGTTTTATTCTTTCATTCCTCCCGTTCTCCTTTCTCTCTGAAGCCTATTTCCCGCGGTCTGATGTGTTCTCCAGCGCCGGGGATGCGACTATTCTGTGAGTGCGTTCTCAGGGGGAGTCCATTTTACACCGGACATTTCAGGGATAAAACCAATACTGGTCCCCACCATTCTCCCCACGGACACATTTTAAGAGCGGCtgcgggacagaaagcaggaacacggAGCTTGTGGATTTATCCTGTTCTCGTCCAGTGACGCCTCCTCCCGACTTTAGAATTTGCAGTTCAGCCAGACAGGGATCGGAACCGTATCCTTGTAACTCCGGACGCAACTGATGtcgccctgcactgtcggaggggcaggactgagggagcgctgtccgATGCGTGATGCCGTTTTTCAAATGagagtctaccctctcaggtcgaAGTTTGTTATTCCACTGCCCCGGTGTACCAGTCAATATTTGTGCCTCAATCAACATCTCTGAAACAGGTTAtccggtcatcatcacattggtgttagtgggatcttgctgtgcacaaaagcaACTGCCGCGTTTtcaacattacaactgtgacgacACGTCAAAATAccgtcattggccgtaaagcctcttgggacatcctgaggttatgaaaggcgctgcatgaatgttagtctttatttttttctcttgttctggactccgttGTCGCTTTCCTCGTCCTTTTCGTTTTTGGTGTTGAATGTTTCATGAGACCCGCCCGAGCCTTCTCCAGCCTTCATAAAGTAAAAGTATACGGAAAAACCTAAGTTACGAAAAAGGCAATAGAGAATGTGGAAAATGTGCACTAACTGACAGCggttacacgagggagaaacctatTACAGGGACCTTTGTGAAGCGAAGATTGAATCTCTGCGACAAGAAATTGAGACGCTAAGTGCCACCAAACTGTACACCTACTGCCAGCggttacacgagggagaaaccgaTTACAGGGACCTTTGTGAAGCGAAGATTGAATCTCTGCGACAAGAAATTGAGACGCTAAGTGCCACCAAAGCGCaaagagcggagagagtgagcgaatgactgagtgagagagtgagggaaggtgCAAGGTCTGACCGATCACAAAGGCGCACTGGAAGGGGGGACAAGACTCCAGGAGCAGGTGCGACCTGTCCAATAGAGCTGACAGCTGAAACCCAATGAAGCCACAGTAGCTGTTGTCATCCCCGAGCATCCGATTTGAATTCATTGGTGCCTGAAAATTCGGTGCCAAATTTATCCAAATTCCTGGAACAAAGTGCCTACTTGTCAAGAGCACAATTCCTCAAAGTTTATATTTGCATAAGAATTATATCTGGAAATCGGATCACAGATTTACGTTTTAAAGGGCAATGATGATATTAGCATGGTGTTCTTACAGGCGGGCGGTACTGATGTCAACCCTGTGCGGACTCGCTGTGACTTTTCTTGGTGGATATTTTTCCCGGAGAGGAAATCTGTTGGTAAACTATTGGAAACCAGTTAAACCAAAACCAGGTTATGATGAGCGAAATGCATCTCTAGATCTGTCAGAAATGAACTCGAGTTGCTGGAAGATAATTAGCGGTGACCCGGAATCCGTTGAAAAAGCTCTTATCAATTCGATTACAATCGCAAACAAACACAAAGTCTTCACTAAAATCGATTACTTAACAATGACCCGAGACTGCGATTCTTTTGTTAAAAACCGCAAATACATCACTTTCTCCTTCAGCACCGAGGAACGCGATTTCACTCTGTCCTATTCTATGGTGATCTATGAAAAGATCGAGATGTTTGAGAGGCTCCTAAGAAGCATTTACGCTCCTCAGAATGTGTACTGCGTCCACGTGGACAGGAAGTCTCCAAAACAGTTTCACTCGGCCGTCCAGGCCATCGCCTCTTGTTTCAGTAATGTCTTCGTTGCCAGTAAATTAGAGACGGTGACGTACGCGTCATGGTCCAGGGTTCAGGCTGATCTGAATTGCATGGAAGAGCTGCTGAGGAGCTCAGTCCCGTGGAGATATCTCATCAAAGTGTGTGGACAAGACTTTCCAACGAAAACCAACCGAGAGATGGTCAACAGTCTCATGGCCATGAACGGCTCAAATGTGATGGATTCGGACCCTCCAccaggatataaacaggttaatgcgCCAGCTTCATGTCTGCCCAGCCGCCAAAGGGGGGCAGTGGAAGCGGTTATATGCAATCAAAAGGAACTGAATGGATATTTGAAGGAGTGGATAATTGGAACTTGCTCATCATCAAACTGCAGTGATACCACACGTCACCTGAATCACAAGGGGTgtgacattaccccctgctggTGGTCTCACATCTGCAGCTTCACTGTATTGGAGTGTCAAGCGTTGACTTGAAACTCGAGTTAGGCGGCCTCATGCCCCACATCGTATGTTTGAAATCACTCGTTTTGGGCACGAGAATAGAAGGAtaacttcataggaacatagcaacataggaacatgtAGAATAATAGAAGGATAACTTCCTATTTACCATATTTAGCCTTCTTCCCAGGGAACTGGCAGATGATCATTTGCTGTTAAATGCATTGTTTTCAAAGCCTTGACACACTTTTCTTTCAGATGCGATTGTTGATTGGCTTATTTTATTTCACGTGTCTAAATTACATACTTGTGGGTGACCAGAGCAATTCTAAATAACCAATCTGGCCTAATCTGCTGACATCTCCCGTATAATTTCCCTTCAATCGGCCATTAGATGCTGTGCAGTGAGCCTCCACCTTATCATTTCTGCTAGATTTCctcttttgagctgctcgatGTATCAGAATTTTATAGGCAAAATTTATACaagcaaaaaaaattaactgaagTCTAAATTTATTATTAATCGATACTGCTGTTAGTTGTGTTGCGGTCGAAAAAAAATAGGATGACGTTGGAAAATGAGAAATGATTGCTCTTTTCTTGACTTTCAGAGACGATGGAAGTTTCATTATGATATCCGTGGAACTGTGATCTTAACAGATCGAGAGAAGAGCCCCCCTCCCATACGGAGCCCCATGTTTGTGGGGGCCGCATACATTATGGTCATCAGAGAATTTGTGAGTAATTTATTTGTGAACTCGGAAATCCAGGCGTTTTTCAAGTGGTCGGAGGACACCTACAGCCCCGATGAACACATCTGGGCGACCCTGCAGAGAATGCCCGAGGTACCCGGCTCCATTCCAGACACTCCCAGGCACCGGAGGGGTGACCCATCATTCCTTACTCGAGCAGTGAAGTGGTCttttgaggctggtgatgttgagaAAGGTGCCTTTTATCCGCCTTGTACAGGAAGGTACCGCCATCAAATCTGTGTTTATGCTTCTGCAGATCTGCACTGGATCTTCCAACAGAAACCCTTGTTCGCCAACAAGTGTGACTCTGAAGTGGACAACACAGCTGTGCAATGTATGGATGAATATGTCCGACACAGAGCGAATCACGGAACAGGGAGttaacagtgaatggggagatataGGCCCCAGGCAGAAGGCAGGGCTGTAACAGCGAATCAATAAGTATTTATAATGAAGCAATGTGCTGAATAATAATGGGGGGATCTGTTGCAcctaaacaaaaataaataacagGGGATCTATCGTTAGCTCAAAGAGGATCTTTGTGATCAATATGACCATGACAGCGGATGTATAATTAATTCCAACAAGAGCAGAGTAACTAATAGGACTGTAATAGTGGTTGCATCAATCGTTCAAACTGGAACATTGTAAATAATGGGATTTTAATCGTGGTTGCATCAATCGCTCAAATTGAAACATTTTAACAAATGGGACTGTAATCGTGGCTGCAACAATCGTTCAAACTGGAACATTGTAACCAATAGGACTGTAATCGTGGCTGCATCAATCGTTCAAACTGGAACCTTGTAACCAATGGGACGACAATAGTGACTGCATCAATCGTTCAAACTGGAACCTTGTAACCAATAGGACTGTAATAGTGACTGCATCAATCGTTCAAACGGGAACCTTGTAAGCAATAGgactacaatagtgactgcatcaATCGTTCAAACTGGAACATTGCAACGAATAGGACTACAATAGTGACAGCATCAATCGTTCAAACTGGAACATTGTAACTAATAGGACGACAATAGTGATTGCATCAATCGTTCAAACTTGAACATTGCCATGAATATGACTGTAATATGGGGCTGCGTGGATGTAGCTTTGCCTGTGTGAAAATGAGGATCAGGCAGAGTTGTTGTGGATTGAAGCAGCTGTGGAGGGGAATCACGTGTTGCAGCGAAAGTCTGCAGTCTACAGATTAATAAATTGAAACATCACAGACTTTTACTGCCCAGAAGgaagacattcggcccatcgaacctcTGAAGGATATTTGCCCGTTCAAGGaattaatttctctctatccactccctTCAACCTTTTGAACAcctctcccctcaatcttccataATCAAGGAAATTCAAGACCAATTATGAAACCTACCTCCGTAACAATTTCTAACCCAATGCAAAggctgcctccaattccatgcgctctaatTGTTGCCAATTATTTTTGTGAGGAACCGTATCAAATGTTTTCTGGATCTCCACATCGATAAATTCCGTAGATACCCTTTTATCTACTTTATAGGTGAGCTCCTCaaacaattcaattagatcagtcaGATCTGTGTTACCTTCAAAAAagccatgctggttctctctgttcagttcatATTTGCTCAAAtgttctctcactctatccttaatgacCGATTCTAGTAACTCCCCCTTAaccgatgttaaactgacaggcataTAATTAACTGGTTTCACTGTCTCACCCATCTTAATTTTCCCGTCTGATGGCACAATTCCCAAATgaagagagctttgaaagattacaACTAACGCAGCTGCAATTCCCACCCCTACTTCTTCTAAATCCCCTTGGTGGAAACCATCAGCttctggagatttatctatcctGAGTCCCATCATTTTCTCCATTTATTATTATGAATAAAGTAGTTTCCtccctttgatttatttttagtttccctcATATCACTGgtgttttgtcctcttcctctactgcgaAAATGGATGCAATGTGTTTGTTGAATAAATCCGCTATTACCTTGTAAGCTTTTACCGAATCACATGAGTCTGCCTTTAATGGACCCACCTCTTTTTCAGCTACTTTCTTGCTCCGAATATATTTTTACTACAAGCCGTTAGATTACCTGGATGTTTTGTTTCGTATTCCCTTTCTGCAGCTCTTCATATTTTCTTTGTGCCACTTGGTTGTTTTCTATATTTTCCCAGTCCCCTGAATTACCGCTTTTTTTGCATTTGTGTGAGTCACTTCCTTCAGCTTTATATTGAGTCTTACCTCACGTGTTGACTATGGTTGTTTGACAGTACAAGTGGAATTTTTGCTCTTTAgggacatgtttttttttaatgatcagctGTGTTCTGGCCACAACATTATGGACGGACTGAATCCAACAAATTACCTCCACACCAGCCACCTCACAAtgattagcaaagtgatggatggactCATAATTAGCGCCATCAAGCAACATTCactcagcaataacctcctcacccacactcagttCGGGTGGTGTTTCAATCGTCGTCCGACTTTACACAAATACAAGAGTTAAATGCCAAAGTGAAAGCGGTAACTCCTCTTGGCAACACGGAGGCATTTGCCTcggtttggcaccaaggagccctcgcatCCTGAGGTCACTGCGGGTCAAAGCGTAAACCTCCCGGAGCTGGAAACATTGGATTTCGGTGATGATGACGGATTCTGTATTTTGTTGAAAAGTCTCGACCTCTAACTTTTTGATCATAACCGTGTCACAAACAAGAATTACATTTGAATACGATGTACAACAGTAGAATTTTAGCGTTTGAGTTTTCATTTCGAAGTTTTATTCTGTGAAATGGCGCTGcttccagttttttaaaaaaaacaatccttTCTTACCTGATCCAACTTGGACACAACAACTTTTCAATGATATCGAATTACTGCACAAATAAACGGCGATGCGTCCATTCCAAAAAATAATAGATAATAATAGAACTTACTATATTCCAGGTCCTTACCTTGTGCTGTGGATCTTGATACCAGTTCAAGTTCCAGGGTAAGTTAGTGTTGTGAGTTCTGCACATCAATGAACTCACCTTGGGTAAACATCATTTACTCATCACAGGCATAAACACGATTGATGAGTACAATCCCTCACTGCCCTGTTCTCCAGAGCAGAGCTCTATCTGAATCACACACAGTCGCATTTAATCTGAATTGTTCTGATGAATTATTGATCTTTTAACAAAGGTCGTTAATTCGCTGTGTGATTACAGTCATTagaatttagagtcatagagtcatagagttatacagcacggatagaggcccttcggcccatcgtgtccgcgccggccatcaagcccagtctaatctaatcccatattccagcatttggtccgtagccttgtatgctatggcatttcaagtactcatccaaatgcttcttgaatgttgtgagggttcctgcctccacaaccctctcaggcagtgagttccagactccaaccaccctctgggtgaaaaagttctttctcaaatcccctctaaacctcccgccttttaccttgaatttatgcccccttgttatagaaccctcaacgaagggaaaaagctccttagtatccatcctatctatgcccctcataattttgtacacctcaatcatgtcccccctcagcctcctctgctccaaggaaaacaaacccaatcttcccagtctctcttcatagctgaagcgctccagccctggtaacatcctggtgaatctcctctgcaccctctccaaagcgatcacatccttcctgtagtgcggcgaccataactgcacacagtactccagctgtggcctaaccagtgttttatacagctccatcataacctccttgctcttatattctatgcctcggctaataaaggcaagtataccatatgccttctttaccaccttatctacctgttccgccgccttcagggatctgtgaacttgcacaccaagatccctctgaccctctgtcttgcctagggtcctcccattcattgtgtattcccttgccttgttagtccctccaaagtgcagcacctcgcacttttccgggttaaattccatttgccactgttccgcccatctgaccaacccatctatatcgtcctgcagactgaggctatcctcctcgctatttaccacccgaccaatttttgtatcatcagcgaacttactgatcataccttttacattcatatccaagtcgttaatgtagaccacaaacagcaagtgccccagcacagatccctgtggtaccccactggccacaggcttccagtcacaaaaacaaccttcgaccatcaccctctgccttctgccactaagccagttttgtatccaaagtgccaaggcaccctggattccatgggctcgtaccttcttgaccagtctcctgtgcgggactttatcgaaggccttactgaaatccatgtataccacatccactgcgttaccctcatccacgcgcctagtcaccccctcaaaaaaatcaatcaaattagtcagacatgatcttcccttgacaaagccatgttgactatccctggttaatccttgcttctccaagtggagactaattttgtccttcagaattttttccaataattttcctaccactgatgttaggctcactggcctgtagttccccggtttttccctactccccttcttgaataatggtactacattagcggttcaacagtcctctggcacatcccctgtggccagagaggttctgaatatatgtgttagagcccccgcaatctcctcctttgcctcacacagtagcctgggatacatttcgtccgggcctgggatttatccatttttaggcctgctaacaccgccaatacctcctcccgctcgatgttaatatgttcgagtatatcacagtcccactgtcgtatttctatgtctacatcgtccttctccatagtgaaaacagatgcaaaaaattcatttagaacccctcctacatcttccggctccacacacagagtgCCCTATTTTTCCCAAGTTATCCTCtcacccttaatatacttataaaacatcttaggattttcctttatttttctcgccagtgttttttcatgtcccctccttgatctcctaatttccttttgaagtatccccctgcactttttgtactcctctggggcttcctccgtcctcagccttttgtatctgccaaaagccctcctttttttccgaatccattctcgtatatcccctgacatccaaggttccctggagttcttggaaccacccttgacctttacgggaacatgttgccattgtatggtctcaatctcccttctgaaagactcccattgctccgatgcggattttcctacaagcagctgatcccagtccattttggccagatcctgccttatcctgttaaaatcggccttcccccaatttagaacctttatttccggcccctccctgtccttttccatgaccaccttaaatctcactgaattatggtcactgtcaccaaagtgctcacctactagcacttcttccacttggccggccacattccctagaattaggtccagtaccgccccctctcttgtaggactttctacatgctggaaaaaaaagctctcctggatgcacgttaagaattttgtaccctctaagccttttacactctgagtatcccagttaatattggggaagttgaaatcccccacgattattaccctattatttgcacaattttctgagatttgcctacatatctgttcctctatctccccctgactgtttgggggtctaaagtacactcccatcaaagtgcttgccccttttttgtttttaagctccacccatatggcctcatttgaggaacctgctaatatatcatccctccttatggcagtaattgattctttaattaatattgcgaccccccctcctcttatacctccccctctgtctcgcctgaagattctgtaccccggaatattgagctgccagtcttgcccctccctcaaccatgtctctgtgacagcaacaatatcatactcccatgtgtttatcaacaccttcagttcatccaccttatttgcaagactccttgcattaaaatagatgccatccagccttgctcttacatattttcCCCAGCTCTTCCATCTCTGGTTGAGAAGACCACGGAGAGAACGTGCCTTCTGTGGACGATATCAGTTCCGTGTCTTCATTTTGATTTTATTGTTCATCATAAAGTATCATTATTTCGGAGCATAAAAGTTGGCAAGAGGCATAGATAGCTGTGAGTATATTGGGATCAAAAAGCACGGGATGGGCTCAGTGAACTCTCACAGATTGATGTGAGTTTATTTAGATCAAACAGCAGAGTGAAGGACACATTGATCTCTCATAGATTGATGTGAGCTTATATGTATCTAACAGAAGAGGGGAGGACACACTGAACTCTCATAGATTGTTGTCAGTTTATTGGGATCAAAGCGCAGACGGAAAGACACAGTGAATTCATTGAGTTGAAACTTTAAATGTTTGGAATTATCTTCCCTTTCGAACATTGGCTGTTTGTTTTCCCGATTCTATCTCCGTATAATTTAACTGCATTCTGATCCCGGCTCTATTAACCTCAGTATCAGGCCTTTTGTGACGCAATCTATCCCTTATTGCCCTGAATTTATACAATTGCAACAGAGCAATGATTGTAATATCCGTCAGACAGTCTCCAGTTAATGAGTCACCGTTTTGGCCTTTTGATCAGGATCTTCACACAAATTGGTATCTGGCTTCAGGATTCACTTCCAGGAAATGAAACAACAAATGTTTGTGGCAAACAAGTGACATTTCTGCTTCATTGGCCTTTTTGAATTTGAGTTGTTGTCCTGTAAActcaccttttcatttaatctttagATTCTCGTAgttgtcctgtaaattcaccTTTTCAATGAATCTTTAAATTCTATCTGTTGTCCTGCAaattcaccttttcatttaatctttagATTCTGAATGTTGTCCTGCTAATTCAGCTTTTCATTTAAACTTTAGATTCAAGTTCTACTGCAAATTAACCTTTTATTCTAAACGTTAAATTCTGGTTGTTGTTCTGTGAATTgaccttttcatttaatctttcaaTTCTAGTCCTTGCCCTGTAAATTCACTTGTTCAATTAATCCTTAAATTATTGATGttgtcctgtaaatacaccttTTCATTGGATCTTTCAATTCTAAATGTTGTCCTGAATATTCAACTTTTCATTCAATCTTTAAATTCTAGTTGTTGGCCTGTCATTCAACTTTTCGTTTACTTTTTAAACTCTAGATGTTATCCTGTAaattcaccttttcatttaatcattaatctttagatgttgtcctgtaaattcaccttttgatttaatcattaatctttagatgttgtcctgtaaattcaccTTTTGATTTAATCATTAATCTTTAGATGTTTTCCTGTAAATTCACCTTTTGATTTAATCATTAATCTTTAGATGTTTTCCTGTAAATTCACTTCTTCATTTAATCATTAATCTTTAGAtgttgtcctgtaaattcaccttttcatttaaCCTTTAAATTCTAGTtgttgtcctgtaaattcacATTTTTTGCCTGGCCAGTTCTAAGATCATCTGTTTAATCTCCACCAGAAATAATCATGAATCGCTGATAGAATGAGAAATGCAGAGAACGAAAGCCGAATGAAcaggggttaggtttagggttcgggtaatatttccagcattttgaaacTGGTGAAGAAGCTTTGTTTGGGCCAGTGTGGTTCTTTTGACTCATCCCTGACTCCCTTAAGCAGTTGCTGTTCAATGAATGATTATGCAGCTGAGTGATATTTATATTTTTTTGGGCGGTAGACTTTAACTGCCTAGCGGTTAATGATGCTTTAATGTGTAAATTGAGTGGCAGTTTAATCATACAATCATGACTGcagagaaggaagccattctgcccatggcgtctgtgccggccgataaagagcgcTCGAGCTTCATCCCACTGTCCAGCACTTGCTCTGTCCCCTTGTCGGTTCCGGCacgtcaagtgcacatccaaggacgttttcaatgagttgagggtttctgcctctcccatcctttcaggcagtgagttccagacccccaccacgctctcgtgaaaagattctcctcaactaccgtctaatccttctcccatttattttaaatctttgccctctggtcactgacccgtctactatgggaaataggtccttccgatccactctatccagacccatcattattttaaatacatcaattaaatctcccatcagCCTCATTTGTTCCTAAggaaacaacccagcctatccaatcttttcccatagctaaaattctccagccctggcaacatcctcgtcaatctcctttgtaccctctctgttgcaaacacatatttcctgtattgtggtgtccagaactgtacgcaggacTCATTGGCCTAAGCattattttatacagttcgagcataacctccgtCATCTGATATTCTccgcctcggctaataaatgaaagtttccCGTATGCCTTTTAAATCACTTTATCTtcgtgtcctgctaccttcagggatctgtggacatgcactccaagctccctttgttcctctacacatcatcagtatcctcccatttattgtgtattcccttgccttgtttaccctctcCAATTACATTCCCTCACACTTTactgggttgaattccattttccacttttctgctcacaaGACCAGTCCATTGAAATCTTCCGACAGTCGACAgcattcctcctcactatcacccacacggccaatttttg comes from Heptranchias perlo isolate sHepPer1 unplaced genomic scaffold, sHepPer1.hap1 HAP1_SCAFFOLD_53, whole genome shotgun sequence and encodes:
- the LOC137315059 gene encoding beta-1,3-galactosyl-O-glycosyl-glycoprotein beta-1,6-N-acetylglucosaminyltransferase 3-like encodes the protein MSTLCGLAVTFLGGYFSRRGNLLVNYWKPVKPKPGYDERNASLDLSEMNSSCWKIISGDPESVEKALINSITIANKHKVFTKIDYLTMTRDCDSFVKNRKYITFSFSTEERDFTLSYSMVIYEKIEMFERLLRSIYAPQNVYCVHVDRKSPKQFHSAVQAIASCFSNVFVASKLETVTYASWSRVQADLNCMEELLRSSVPWRYLIKVCGQDFPTKTNREMVNSLMAMNGSNVMDSDPPPGYKQRRWKFHYDIRGTVILTDREKSPPPIRSPMFVGAAYIMVIREFVSNLFVNSEIQAFFKWSEDTYSPDEHIWATLQRMPEVPGSIPDTPRHRRGDPSFLTRAVKWSFEAGDVEKGAFYPPCTGRYRHQICVYASADLHWIFQQKPLFANKCDSEVDNTAVQCMDEYVRHRANHGTGS